CATCGTCATCCGGGATCAGTGGCTTTACGCTTGACGTCATTTTCCTCTCCTCGCCCTCGTCCACTTCTGTATCAGGGACGGAATACGAATTTCAGTTGTCTGGTCTGGCCCAGCAGGTTCTGCGGAATCGGCAGCTTGGCACAGGTGGGGCTGAGCACCGCATCACGCGCGCGTTCCGCCAGCGCGCGGTATGAGGGGTCGGACGCCATCTGGGCCTGTGTCTGCGGTGCGAACTCCACCAGTCGCGCCGTGCCGGTTCCATCCACGGTCACGACCAGATGCGCCACGAACTGGGCATAGTTGCGCGCGGCCGTATCTTCCGAATAACAGCGGCGCACCGCACTGCCGATCGCCTTCTGTTCCGTGGAACTCAGTGCGCTCGTGATATCCCCGTCCGGCGTGCCACCCCCATCGGGCGCACCGCCCTGCAGCGGGTTGGCGCGGGCCTTGGGCGGATGGGTCTGCTTCTGGTCCGCGCGGAAGGCATCAAGCGTCGCCAGCAGGGAATGCGTGTCGGGCACGTGCTTCTTCGTCTCGTTGGGCTGGGTCGTGCGTGACTGTTCCTGCACCTTTGGCGCCGCCGTGGGGTCCGGCTGAGCCGAAGGCGGCACGGGCGCATGCGCCTGCGCGGGAGCGGCCTTTGCCGGCGTTGGCGGCAGCTTCACCGCATCGGGCGAAGGCTGCTGCTCACGCGGCGGGGTCGGCGCGTCGGGCACCGGCTTTGGCGCCTGCTGCGGCGGTGGCATGGGTGGTGGTGGCGGCGGTGGAGGGGCTGCTTCTTCGTTGGGCTCCTTTTCCGGCGGGGTTGGCGCGGGGGGCGCCTCCTGCCTGACCGGCGCCGGGGCCGGGGCCGGCTTGGGCGCGGGTTTGTCACCCTTGTGCGGGGTGGATGTGCCGGTATCAGCGGCAAATTCCATCTCGACCGTGGGCGGCGGTGGCGGTTCGGGGGGAACCGGCACCGGCAGCCGGAGCAGCACGGCCAGCAGCAGGGCCACATGCAGCCCGCCCGATACCAGGACGGACCGCCGCATGAGGATACGTTCAGAGCGACGCGGTGGCACCACGATCAGACGGCTCCCGATATCACAGGTTCAGGTCAGTGGCCGCCGCCGGGCGGCTGCTGCGCAAGAAGGGCCACATGCGTAAACCCGCCAGCCGTGATCTGGCCCATGATCTGCATGACCCGGCCATAGTCGATGTGCGAGTCGCCGCGTACGAAGATACGGTGCTCGCGATCGTTCTGGGATGCGGCCTTCAGCTGGTCGACCAGCTGGTCCTGCGAGACGGGATCATCCCCCAGGTACAGATCGCCATTGGACCGGATCGAGACGGTGATGGGCTTGGTGTCGGTATTGACCGGCGCCGCATCGGTCTTGGGCAGGTCCACGTTCACGCCGCTTGTCATCATCGGCGCCGTCACCATGAAGATGATGAGCAGCACCAGCATCACGTCAACCAGCGGGGTGACGTTGATGTCCGCCATGGGCCGCCGCTTGCGCCGCCGCCCACGCAGGTCGCCCAGGCTCGCCCCCATGCTCAGGCACCCCTCTCTTCGGACTGGCGGGACAGGATGGCCGCGAATTCGGTACCGAAGGCATCCAGCCGGTCCTCGAACACGCTCATGCTGTTGCTGATCACGTTATAGGCGATCACCGCCGGGATGGCCGTGACAAGACCGATGGCGGTCGCGAACAGGGCTTCCGAAATACCGGGAGCCACGACCGACAGGTTGGTGTTGTGCATGGCCGCGATGGAACCGAAGGCATGCATGATGCCCCACACCGTGCCGAACAGGCCGATGAAGGGGGCCACCGGCCCGATGGTGGCCAGGAAGATGATCCACCGGTTCAGGCGGTCCATTTCCCGCGTGATGGTGATGGCCATGGCGCGGTTGACCCGGTCCTGCACGCCACCATGCACCAGGTCGATGCCGGAAATGCGCGATGACCGCCGCCATTCACCCATGGCCGCGCCAAACACCGCCGCCATGGGGTGGACGGGCTTGGCGCCGTCGGATTCGTACAGGTCCTCCAGGCTGCCGCCAGCCCAGAACCGTTCCTCAAAATCATTTCCCTGCCGGTTGACCCGGCGGATGGTCGTGAATTTGTCGAAAATGATTGCCCAGACAATCACACTGCAGGTCACCAGTCCGACCATTACCAGCTTCACGACAATGGATGCGTGCATGAACAATGCCCACATCGACAGATCGCCTGCTGCAGCCCCTAGATTTGCCGCGTTAACCGCTTGGTCCAAATATGCCTCCTGCCCACCTTGACCGTTCGCTCAAACACGAAGATTGCCCGTTTAGCAAGCCACGGCCAACCCGCTTTCCGCACAGCCTTGCATCACGGTCAACCCATGACACAAAAAGAACATGCCTCACGCATGCCTTGGTGGTGTTCAGGCTACCAGTGCGCCCAACAGATCACGCCAAGGAGGCGGAAATCGGGCAGCGCGCCCGTCAAGCGCCCGGACACAGGCCAGGCGGACATCCAGCGTGCCGCAGCCCGGTCCCTCCCCTTCCTTCGCGCCCACGCGGTGGAAATGCTGGATCAGGCGGCAGCTTGCCGCACCCAGTTCGGTCAGGCGAGTCGTGACGCGCACGATATCATCGAGCCGCAGCGGCGCGCGGTAGTCGATGGTGGCCTGCCGGACCACGAAGGCCAGCCCGTACTCGGCCAGCAGGTCGGATGCCGAACGCCCCTGCGCGCGGATGGCCTCGGTCCGGGCGCGTTCGGCCAGCCCCAGATAACGGGCATGGTAGACCACGCCCCCCGCATCCGTATCCTCGTAGTAGATACGGAAGTCGATATTATGTTCCACCATCAATCCCGTCCCCCAGCAGATCGCCCTGTCCGGGCGTGCGGGCGGGGGGCTGCAACCCAAGGTGCCGCCAGCCCCGCTCACCCAGCATGCGCCCGCGGCTTGTCCGTAGCACAAGCCCTTCCTGTATCAGGTAGGGCTCGATCACATCCTCGAGTGTATCGCGCGCTTCGGCCAGGGCAGCGGCCAGCGTCTCCACCCCGACCGGGCCGCCATGGTGATATTCCGCAATCCGGCGCAGGTAGCGGCGGTCCATGCCGTCCAGCCCCATCGAATCGACTTCCAGCCGTGACAGGGCGGCATCGGCCAGCGCGCGGTCGACCGGCCCGCGCCCCGCGCGCGCCACGGCGGCGAAGTCACGCACCCGGCGCAGGAGCCTGCCCGCGATACGCGGCGTGCCACGGGAGCGGCGGGCGATTTCCTCCGCCCCCTCCGGCGTCAGGTCGAATTCCAGCTTGCGCGCGCCGCGGGTCACGATCTGGCACAGTTCCTCGGGCGTGTAGAACACTAGCCGCAGCGGAATGCCGAAACGGTCCCGCAGCGGGGTGGCCAGCAGACCTGCGCGCGTGGTGGCCGCCACCAGCGTGAAGGGAGAGAGATCAATGCGTACGGAACGCGCGGCCGGTCCTTCGCCAATGATCAGGTCAAGCTGGAAATCCTCCATCGCGGGGTAGAGCACTTCCTCGATGGCGGGGTGCAGGCGGTGGATCTCGTCAATGAACAGCACGTCACGCGGCTGGAGGTTTGTCAGGATCGCCGCAAGGTCGCCCGCGCGCTGGATGACCGGACCGGATGTGGCGCGAAAGCCCACACCCAGTTCACGCGCCACGATCTGGGCCAGCGTGGTCTTGCCCAGTCCCGGCGGCCCGTGCAGCAGCACGTGGTCCAGCGCATCACCGCGCTGGCGGGCGGCGGCGATGAAAATGGCCAGATTCTCCCGGCTGGCCTTCTGGCCGGTAAAGTCATCGAGCGTCTGTGGCCGCAGCGTGCCCTCGCTGCCATCTTCCTCGCCCCTGCGGGCGTCGATCTCACGTTCCGGCTGATCGCTCATCGGGCCAGTTCCTTCAGCGCGTCACGGATCACGATATCAAGGTCCACCTGTCCCTCATGCCGCCCGATCACGCGTTCCACCACCGGCATGGCCTCCCCACGCCTGAAGCCGAGACCGGAGAGCGCCAGCACCGCATCCGCCGCAATGCTGCGGGGTACAGGGGCGGTAATGGTCACGCCCGGAATAACCCCGCCCGCGGGCAGGCCGGTAGGCATGCCCTCGCACTTGTCACGCAGTTCGGTCACGATGCGCTGGGCCAGACGGGCGCCCACACCGCCCGCGCGGGTGAGCATGGTCCTGTCGCCCGCACCGATGGCAACCATAAGCTCCGGCGGCGGCAGGACCGACAGGATGGCCAGCGCCACCTTCGCCCCCACCCCCTGCACGGTGGTGAGCAGACGGAACCATGAGCGTTCGGATGCCTCGGCAAAACCATACAGCAGGATCGCATCCTCCCGCACCACGGTCTCCACCAGCACAAGCGCCAGTTCCGGCGGCTGGGGCAGCGCCGCCAGCGTGCGGCTGGAAGCCTGCACCAGATAGCCGACCCCGCTTACATCAATTACGCAGCGATCGGCCTCCACCTGCGCCAGCAGGCCGCGCAGCTGGGCGATCATGCCATCCTCGTGGCGCGGGCAATGTGGGCCGCACTGGTGCGGTGATGGGCGTGGCAGATGGCCACGGCCAGCGCATCCGCCGCATCGGCGCGCCGGAGCAGGGCAGTCGGCAGGATACGGCGTACCATCATGCTGACCTGTTCCTTTGTCGCGGCCCCCGTGCCCACCACCGCACGCTTGACCGTTTTCGCCCCGTATTCGGACACGGGGATATCCAGCAGCATCGGCACCAGCAGCCCCACGCCACGGGCATAGCCCAGCTTCAGCGTGGCAGCGCCATTGCGGTTGACGTAGGTTTCCTCCACCGCCGCTTCATCGGGGGCAAAATTGCGGGCCAGTTCCAGCAGCGCATCATGCAGGTGCCGCAGGCGCTCGGGTACCGAAAGCGCCGAGTCGGTTGCAATCACCCCGTCAGCCACATGGGTCAGCCGGTTGCCCTGCGCCGTTATCATGCCCCAGCCGGTAAAGCGCAGGCCAGGGTCAATGCCAAGGATGCGGACCACCGCCCGGCTCAGGCCGAAAGCTTTTCGGCCACGTCGTCCGGCAGGTCGAAATTGGCGTACACGGCCTGCACGTCATCATGGTCTTCCAGCGTGTCGATCAGCTTGAATACGCTGCGGGCCTTGTCCTCATCCAGTTCCACCGTATTGCCCGGCCGCCAGTCCAGCTTGGCCGAAGCGGGTTCGCCAAAGCGGGTTTCCAGCGCGTCGCGCACGGCAAAGAACGATTCAACCGGGCAGGTCACTTCGTGCAGGCCATCCACGGTCTCGACATTCTCGGCCCCGGCTTCAAGCCCGGTCTCGATCAGGTCGTCCTCGCTCGCGGCATCCAGCGGATAGGTGATCACGCCCAGCCGGGTGAACATGAAGGAAACCGAGTTCGTCTCCCCCAGCGAACCGCCATGCTTGGAAAACGCGGCCCGCACGTCCGATGCAGTGCGGTTGCGGTTGTCGGTCAGCCCTTCCACGATCACGGCCACGCCGGCGGGACCGTAGCCTTCGTACCGGACTTCGGTATAGTCATCACCGCCACCGGCACCCGATGCCTTCTTGATCGCGCGCTCGACCGTGTCCTTGGGCATGTTGACTTCACGCGCGGCGGAAATGGCGGCGCGCAGGCGCGGATTCATGGCCGGGTCGGGCATGCCCTCGCGCGCGGCCACGGTAATTTCACGAATGACCTTGGCAAACTGCTTGGCCCGCTTGGCGTCCTGCGCGCCCTTGCGGTGCATGATGTTCTTGAATTGGGAATGACCCGCCATCGTTCGTACCTGAATCCTGTATCGCTTCTTGTTCGTGCCTGTCCGCCATGGGCGGGCTGGTCAGACCAGCCGCCCGTGGCAGTGCTTGTATTTCCTGCCCGACCCGCATGGGCAGGTGGCGTTGCGCGAGACCTCGCCCCAGCTGGACGGGTCATCGGGCATGATCGCGGCCGCGCCGATCGGGGTGGCCATGGCCGGGTCGGGCTGGCGGCCCGTGGCATCGGGCATGAGCCCGGGGCCCGGCTCGTTCTCCAGCCCCGGCACCTCGGGATCGGAATGGATTTCAGCCACGCCAGCAAAGGGGTTGTCGATGGGCGGCGGCGCCATTTCCACCCGCGCCATGGTGCCGGTCACGCGCACGCGCAGGTGGTCGAGCATGGCATGGAACAGTTCGAATGCCTCGTGCTTGAACTCGTTGAGCGGATCCTTCTGCCCGTAGGCGCGCAGGCCGATGCCCTGACGCAGCTGGTCCAGTGCAAGGAGATGTTCCTTCCACACCGCATCAAACGTGGTGAGCAGCACCTGCTTTTCAACATAGCGCATGACCGAGGGGCCGAAATTCGCAGCCCTGCTGGCCTGTGACTGCGCCGCCGCCTGCTCGATCCGTTCGGTCACGACGGTCGCGTCCACGCCATCTTCCTTCGCCCATTCCGCAATGGGCAGCGTCAGGTTGAGCGTGGTCTGCACGTCCTGCGCCAGTTCGTCCTTCAGCCACTGTTCAGGGAAGGATTTTTCCGGAATGCGGCGCGCCACCATGTCGTGGATCACGTCCTCGCGCATTTCGGTTATGATGGGCGAGACATCTTCCGATGCCATGTATTCCCGGCGCTGGGCATAGACTTCCTTGCGCTGGTCATTCATCACGTCATCATATTTGAGCGTGTTCTTGCGCATGTCGAAGTTGCGGGCCTCGACCTTCTTCTGCGCGCGCTCCAGGGCCTTGTTGATCCACGGGTGGACAATGGCCTCGCCTTCCTTCAGGCCCAGCTTCTGCAGCATGTTGCCCATCCGGTCCGTGCCGAAGATACGCATGAGATCATCTTCAAGCGAGATGAAGAAGCGCGAATTGCCCGGATCGCCCTGCCGCCCCGCGCGACCGCGCAGCTGGTTGTCGATGCGGCGGCTTTCATGCCGCTCGGTGCCGATCACATACAGCCCGCCCGCCTTGCGCACGATATCGTGATCGCGCGCTACGCTCTCCCGCAGTTCCTGCTCGCGCCGGGCGCGTTCCCCGGGATCCTCGATACCGGCAAGGCGCTGGTGGATCAGCATGTCCACATTGCCGCCCAGCTTGATGTCCGTGCCGCGCCCGGCCATGTTGGTCGCAATCGTGATCGCCCCCGGCGCACCGGCCTGGGCCACGATCTCGGCCTCCAGTTCATGGAAGCGGGCGTTGAGCACGTTATGCTTGATACCGTTCTGACGCAGGAGCGAGGAGAGGTATTCGCTTTTCTCGATCGAGGTGGTGCCCACCAGCACCGGCTGGCCGGATGTCGCGCTGATGTCCTTGATCAGCCCGGCCACCGCCTCGTATTTCTCACGCGCGGTCAGGTAGACCTCATCATCATCGTCCTTGCGGGCGACAGGCAGGTTGGTCGGGATCTCGATGACCTCGAGCTTGTAGATATCCGCAAACTCGTCCGCTTCCGTCATGGCCGTGCCGGTCATGCCGGACAGGCGGGGATACATGCGGAAATAGTTCTGGAAGGTGATGGAGGCCAGGGTCTGGTTTTCCTGCTGGACCTCCACATGCTCCTTGGCTTCCAGCGCCTGGTGCAGGCCATCGGAATAGCGGCGGCCTTCCATCATGCGGCCGGTGAACTCGTCAATGATGATCACCTTGCCGCCGCGCACGATGTAATCCACATCCCGCGTGAACAGCGTATGGGCACGCAGCGACTGCTGGACGTGATGGATCACCGCCACGTTCTGGCTGTCATACAGGCCGCCATCATGCAGCACGCCCGCGCCCCGCAGCAGGTCCTCCACCTGTTCCGCACCCTTTTCCGTCAGGATGACGGAGCGGAACTTTTCATCCTTTTCATACGCTTCGGGGTCGGCCACCAGCGCGACCATCACCTCGTCCACCGCGCGATAGAGGCTGGAACTGTCCTCCGCCGGGCCGGAGATGATGAGCGGGGTCCGCGCCTCATCGATCAGGATCGAGTCGACTTCATCGACGATCGCATGGTGGAAGGGCCGCTGGACCATGTCTTCGACGCGGTACTTCATGTTGTCGCGCAGGTAGTCGAAGCCGAATTCGTTGTTGGTGCCGTATGTTATGTCGGCGCGGTAGGCGGCGCGGCGCTCGTCCTCGGGCATGTTGGGCACGACCACGCCGACACTCAGCCCCAGGAAATCGTAAAGCCTGCCCATCTGCTCGGCATCGCGGCTGGCCAGATAGTCGTTCACGGTCACGACATGCACGCCCTGCCCCGCCAGCGCGCTGAGATAGACGGCAAGGGTCGCGACAAGGGTCTTGCCCTCACCGGTGCGCATTTCCGCGATCTTGCCGTCATGAAGCACCATGCCGCCGATCAGCTGCACATCGAAATGGCGCATGCCCAGCACGCGTTTCGCGGCCTCACGGCAGACGGCAAAGGCCTCGGGCAGCAGGGCATCAAGCGTTTCCCCCTTTGCCAGACGGGCGCGGAATTCGGGCGTTTTGGCGGCAAGGGCGGCGTCGTCCAGCGCCTGGAACTGCGGTTCCAGCGCGTTGATCGCGGGTACACGCCGCTGATAGGATTTCAGCGCCCGGTCATTGGCGGTTCCGAACAGGGCGCGGGCAATACTGGCGAACATGAAGACCTTCCCGGAATGACAGTCCCGCCCGCCCGCGACGGACCGGCGGGTGCGGGGCAGGCTTGGCGGATAAAATTCTCGCGCGGAGACATGAGATAGGACCCACGCCGTCACGGGTCAACCGATGGACCGCAGGGCCCGGAAAGAAGCAGGGAGACAGCCATCTGGCATCCGGCCCTTGCAGGCTGGGCCGCCCTTCGCCATGATGGCCGCCAAACGCGTTCATAACTAGGGTTTTTTGCACATGCGGACTATCAGTCCGGCAAAGGCTGTCGCAACGATGGCCCTGCTTGCTTCCTCTTTCATTATTCCTCCTGCGCTTGCGGCCGGACCGGCGCCGGCCCCGGCCAAACCGGCCGCCACCGGCACGGCGGACCAGAATCCGCTGCTTGCCAGCGTGAACGGACAGGACATCCGTCTCAACGACGTGCGTCAGGCCATGGCCAGCATGCCCGAGCAGCTGCGCAAGCTGCCGGACACCATCATCGTGCCGATCCTGCTCAACCAGCTGGTCGACCAGCGCGCCATCCAGATCGCCGCCGCGAAGGCCGGGCTGGACAAGCAGCCCGACGTGCAGCAGCAGATGCAGCAGGCCGCGCAGAATGCCCTGCAGAATGCCTATCTCTCCGCCCAGGTGGCTCCCACGCTGACGGATGACGCCATCAAGGCGTATTACGACCAGAATTACGCCAACAAGCC
This portion of the Komagataeibacter sp. FNDCF1 genome encodes:
- a CDS encoding energy transducer TonB, whose translation is MVPPRRSERILMRRSVLVSGGLHVALLLAVLLRLPVPVPPEPPPPPTVEMEFAADTGTSTPHKGDKPAPKPAPAPAPVRQEAPPAPTPPEKEPNEEAAPPPPPPPPMPPPQQAPKPVPDAPTPPREQQPSPDAVKLPPTPAKAAPAQAHAPVPPSAQPDPTAAPKVQEQSRTTQPNETKKHVPDTHSLLATLDAFRADQKQTHPPKARANPLQGGAPDGGGTPDGDITSALSSTEQKAIGSAVRRCYSEDTAARNYAQFVAHLVVTVDGTGTARLVEFAPQTQAQMASDPSYRALAERARDAVLSPTCAKLPIPQNLLGQTRQLKFVFRP
- the tolR gene encoding protein TolR; the encoded protein is MGASLGDLRGRRRKRRPMADINVTPLVDVMLVLLIIFMVTAPMMTSGVNVDLPKTDAAPVNTDTKPITVSIRSNGDLYLGDDPVSQDQLVDQLKAASQNDREHRIFVRGDSHIDYGRVMQIMGQITAGGFTHVALLAQQPPGGGH
- the tolQ gene encoding protein TolQ, with the translated sequence MWALFMHASIVVKLVMVGLVTCSVIVWAIIFDKFTTIRRVNRQGNDFEERFWAGGSLEDLYESDGAKPVHPMAAVFGAAMGEWRRSSRISGIDLVHGGVQDRVNRAMAITITREMDRLNRWIIFLATIGPVAPFIGLFGTVWGIMHAFGSIAAMHNTNLSVVAPGISEALFATAIGLVTAIPAVIAYNVISNSMSVFEDRLDAFGTEFAAILSRQSEERGA
- a CDS encoding YbgC/FadM family acyl-CoA thioesterase, translated to MVEHNIDFRIYYEDTDAGGVVYHARYLGLAERARTEAIRAQGRSASDLLAEYGLAFVVRQATIDYRAPLRLDDIVRVTTRLTELGAASCRLIQHFHRVGAKEGEGPGCGTLDVRLACVRALDGRAARFPPPWRDLLGALVA
- the ruvB gene encoding Holliday junction branch migration DNA helicase RuvB yields the protein MSDQPEREIDARRGEEDGSEGTLRPQTLDDFTGQKASRENLAIFIAAARQRGDALDHVLLHGPPGLGKTTLAQIVARELGVGFRATSGPVIQRAGDLAAILTNLQPRDVLFIDEIHRLHPAIEEVLYPAMEDFQLDLIIGEGPAARSVRIDLSPFTLVAATTRAGLLATPLRDRFGIPLRLVFYTPEELCQIVTRGARKLEFDLTPEGAEEIARRSRGTPRIAGRLLRRVRDFAAVARAGRGPVDRALADAALSRLEVDSMGLDGMDRRYLRRIAEYHHGGPVGVETLAAALAEARDTLEDVIEPYLIQEGLVLRTSRGRMLGERGWRHLGLQPPARTPGQGDLLGDGIDGGT
- the ruvA gene encoding Holliday junction branch migration protein RuvA → MIAQLRGLLAQVEADRCVIDVSGVGYLVQASSRTLAALPQPPELALVLVETVVREDAILLYGFAEASERSWFRLLTTVQGVGAKVALAILSVLPPPELMVAIGAGDRTMLTRAGGVGARLAQRIVTELRDKCEGMPTGLPAGGVIPGVTITAPVPRSIAADAVLALSGLGFRRGEAMPVVERVIGRHEGQVDLDIVIRDALKELAR
- the ruvC gene encoding crossover junction endodeoxyribonuclease RuvC, giving the protein MVRILGIDPGLRFTGWGMITAQGNRLTHVADGVIATDSALSVPERLRHLHDALLELARNFAPDEAAVEETYVNRNGAATLKLGYARGVGLLVPMLLDIPVSEYGAKTVKRAVVGTGAATKEQVSMMVRRILPTALLRRADAADALAVAICHAHHRTSAAHIARATRMA
- a CDS encoding YebC/PmpR family DNA-binding transcriptional regulator — its product is MAGHSQFKNIMHRKGAQDAKRAKQFAKVIREITVAAREGMPDPAMNPRLRAAISAAREVNMPKDTVERAIKKASGAGGGDDYTEVRYEGYGPAGVAVIVEGLTDNRNRTASDVRAAFSKHGGSLGETNSVSFMFTRLGVITYPLDAASEDDLIETGLEAGAENVETVDGLHEVTCPVESFFAVRDALETRFGEPASAKLDWRPGNTVELDEDKARSVFKLIDTLEDHDDVQAVYANFDLPDDVAEKLSA
- the secA gene encoding preprotein translocase subunit SecA; this translates as MFASIARALFGTANDRALKSYQRRVPAINALEPQFQALDDAALAAKTPEFRARLAKGETLDALLPEAFAVCREAAKRVLGMRHFDVQLIGGMVLHDGKIAEMRTGEGKTLVATLAVYLSALAGQGVHVVTVNDYLASRDAEQMGRLYDFLGLSVGVVVPNMPEDERRAAYRADITYGTNNEFGFDYLRDNMKYRVEDMVQRPFHHAIVDEVDSILIDEARTPLIISGPAEDSSSLYRAVDEVMVALVADPEAYEKDEKFRSVILTEKGAEQVEDLLRGAGVLHDGGLYDSQNVAVIHHVQQSLRAHTLFTRDVDYIVRGGKVIIIDEFTGRMMEGRRYSDGLHQALEAKEHVEVQQENQTLASITFQNYFRMYPRLSGMTGTAMTEADEFADIYKLEVIEIPTNLPVARKDDDDEVYLTAREKYEAVAGLIKDISATSGQPVLVGTTSIEKSEYLSSLLRQNGIKHNVLNARFHELEAEIVAQAGAPGAITIATNMAGRGTDIKLGGNVDMLIHQRLAGIEDPGERARREQELRESVARDHDIVRKAGGLYVIGTERHESRRIDNQLRGRAGRQGDPGNSRFFISLEDDLMRIFGTDRMGNMLQKLGLKEGEAIVHPWINKALERAQKKVEARNFDMRKNTLKYDDVMNDQRKEVYAQRREYMASEDVSPIITEMREDVIHDMVARRIPEKSFPEQWLKDELAQDVQTTLNLTLPIAEWAKEDGVDATVVTERIEQAAAQSQASRAANFGPSVMRYVEKQVLLTTFDAVWKEHLLALDQLRQGIGLRAYGQKDPLNEFKHEAFELFHAMLDHLRVRVTGTMARVEMAPPPIDNPFAGVAEIHSDPEVPGLENEPGPGLMPDATGRQPDPAMATPIGAAAIMPDDPSSWGEVSRNATCPCGSGRKYKHCHGRLV